A section of the Parasteatoda tepidariorum isolate YZ-2023 chromosome 6, CAS_Ptep_4.0, whole genome shotgun sequence genome encodes:
- the LOC139425732 gene encoding uncharacterized protein, with product MIAWILRFIHNSRHKANFRKGELSVKELDEAKRVLMKGVQGEVFTPQFINSLKTLNICTVENGIYRVKMKLTDRKDTDLFRYPYLPPSKCKFVEVLIREKNLELMHAGLQTALSNLREKVWVLGGRRSVR from the coding sequence ATGATTGCATGGATATTAAGATTTATTCATAACTCAAGACACAAAGCCAATTTTCGAAAGGGAGAATTATCAGTAAAGGAATTAGATGAAGCTAAAAGGGTCCTCATGAAGGGAGTGCAAGGTGAAGTATTTACTCCGCAATTTATCAATAGTTTGAAGACTTTAAACATTTGTACAGttgaaaatggaatttataGAGTAAAGATGAAATTAACTGACAGAAAAGATACTGATTTGTTTAGATACCCTTATCTTCCTCCGAGTAAATGCAAATTTGTAGAAGTATTgattcgagaaaaaaatttggaacttATGCATGCTGGATTACAAACTGCTCTATCTAACTTAAGGGAGAAAGTTTGGGTTCTAGGTGGAAGACGATCTGTTCGCTAA